TTGATGTTAGaaagtaataaattaaaatggagCACAATCGACTCTAGTAATTAGTAAAGGATCTTATTAACAAGTGTGGATAAAACAAGGACTATTTAGCTGCTCTGAATAAATTTCTCAGGGACCAAATTATATTTAAACTCTTCTGTAGACGGGACCCCATGCCTCGCAACAGGGAGCAAAGTATTCTCCTTTCACAGCGAGATATTTGGCTCATGTGCTTGTCGTCTCCTTCTCTCGCTTTCCTTTGCCTTCAgcgtttgtatttttgtaacgGTTGGTATTACATCTATTATGGGACTCTCTTGATTTCCTCAGAATCTGACTGACTAGTCTCTGGAAGTTGAGGATAAAGTGTTTTACTGAGAGAATCATCCTCACTTGAGGATTGAATTGAAGAGCCcagaagagaaaaatgaaggGAGGGTTGGTCGTGGATGCTGGGTTTGtctatgaagaagaaaagcatcTCACAGtgtttaaaacatgtttgttctTCGCTAATGATGGCTTCACTGTCTATGATTGCAAAGGTGAGTTGGTGTTCCGTGTTGACTCGTATGGGCCTGACTCTCGTGACAAGGGTGAACTCGTTCTCATGGACGCCCATGGCCGCTGTCTGCTCACCGTCAGAAGAAAGGTAGtaccctccctccctctctctcgctctctctctatatatacatatatatatatatatgtatatgtatatgtatttgGATGAACGATTTGACTCAGCCGGTCCTCTCTTGTTTACTGAATTGAGTCATCGGGGTTTTCAGATCTAGCtgaacattttcttttctttgtttttcttaaaaaaatagttcaaaatGGAGAGTGCCTAATTGGATCGTGTCCATTTTTGGggattttaattgattaatgggattctatttgattttagatttaaatgaaatatatgatTTCTTGCCTGAATGATATCGAGTCAACCCGGTGAGTCAACATGAAATTAAACATGCGGTTATAATCTTGTGCCTAGATTTCCTGATATAGGAGGTGGCGTAGGGATTTTTCGTCAATGAcgattaaaggttttttttttaaatgattttaaagatatattttggatattatcATAATATATCATCGGGAATaggtttttatttgaatttacttcaattttttatagaaaaacatataatatatcttcaaaatcatctatatattattattattattattattgaatcaaTTAATTTGTACGGACAGAGGCCGAGTCTGCATCAAAGGTGGGAGGGCTACATAGGGGAAGGAACAGACGGGAGCAATCCAATATTTAGCGTGCGGCGAACATCCATGATCGGACGGTGTACCGTGACGGTGGAAGTGTGTGGGAATCCAGGTGAGGAGTACCAGATAGAAGGATCTTTTGCGACCAGATCGTGCACGATATTGAATACAGTGAAGGAAGCGGTGGCTGAGATCAGACGCAAAGTAGATGCCTCCACTGATGTCGTGCTTGGCAAGGACGTCCTCTCTCTGTGCCTTAAGCCTGGTTTTGACGGGGCATTCGCCATGGGGCTGGTCTTGATTCTCGATCAGATCAACGGCTATGATTCTGTTGAGAATGAAGTTAAGGAGAACTCCGCTACAGAGGATTAGGGAGTTGGTGCCTGCGGTCAATGTAATAAACTAATGTATAAGAAGAAATGGACTAATTGTCTGCTAAAGATCTCTATGATGCATGATCATATATTATAAGAACACTTTGCTAGATAATTTGAAACATTGAGAGAGACATGGAGATTTCGTAGCATGAGAGTGTGACTAAGTGAAATAACTTGATATCATATGCTCCCCTTGTCCCCATCACATCTATATGAATTGCATTAGGATGTTAGATTTGTAGCATTTCATAGGGACACCCTATCTTAGGTTAGATGAGGTGATGTTAATCTCGTATAGAAAGTCCAAAAATTAGGTACTAGAAGATTATATAAATCAAAGCATCAATATTATTGGAATAAATCTTTACCTAATGGATAACAATTCATGCATTATAAGTATAAAGAATAACATCATAAAGTtagttatattttgatatatttgattgttttttgttcaactaaaaagaaaagtattGTGTAATGCAAAACacaagtttattttaaatattatgactgaaaaaccaaaaactaattACATAGtgaaaatgttttaaataatttttgaaaaataataaaagggtttgaaataaaattaaaaaaaatcataaattaataagaaaactaATATAAACACTACACAatagattttgtattttatagcaAGGTCTTTCCGATGTAGAATTAATCCGAGATTTTAACTTGATATAAAACATGATCTCTACAAATGCTTgacaaaattttaatatgatcaAATGGCtgaatgaaaaatatgttttttagcataaaactgtacaatataaaaaaccagctaaaaaatccttgtaagataaagattttttaaacattaaaaaaaatctttattatactaaaaaattatattagtgtCCATTAAAGATTCTTATAGAGCCAAGAAACATCTCAAAATTAGCTGCTAAATATCttgtattattaaaaagaaagtctctaaataaaaaattcaccagttaaaagataataaataacaaaattcatattatATATTCTGATTTGTATGTAATATCTTTTAAAGCattgacccaaaaaaaaaaaaaaaacttgacataCAATCCCAACAGAAATAATAGAGAAAATCATGCAGTGATACCCTGAAGGAGCAGAAACAAAAGGTAAATGAGGAACCCAAGCCAAAACAATTGTGTTCTGACTGCTATTGTTCATGATGGCTTCTACAATCTGCATATTGAGCAGGTTCTGTTTTTTACGATGAGAGCTAAGAAGACTTTGATTATTACAAAAAATGAAGACCTGATTGTTTGTTATCCAGGTTGGATTTTCTTTGATCTGCGATGTGTGGACCAAACTCCTTGCAGGCCAAGAACATAGCGTAGCTCTTAACAAGCCTCTGGTTTCTACTGTATCGAGTCGTCTTAAATCAATTTTCTGTGATGAACAAGCTTATCAGTTGGATATAAGATTACTGGGAAGTGCTTAGCATCTGGAATTGGAATAAATCTTTTCAGATGTCGCGACGTTCATGATTTTAAACCACAAGAGTCTTAAATTATTACTGCTAACATAAACTCATCAGTTTATTCAAGAACTGCTGTCAGCTTGTCATGAAACGCTAGAAAATGAATCAAGTGTACATGGATATGTTACAGCTAAGTACATCAGTAAATTCTAGAGCCTGGAACCAATCATATCCCTTCAGAAGCTCTAAGCCGCCATTCCCCCTTTCAAGAAGCTGAAATTAGTAGCAGAAGTGTGATACAAGCTGTAAGAAGCAATGTGCAGGATGACCCTCCAAAAACCTGTAAGATGGAAAGAAAGTTGGTCAGAAAATGCATACAAGAGGGAATTTATGCagcaaatcaagaaacaagaacGCAGAAGGTGCATGATCTGGGATTCCGTACCTTGAAAGGGATAAGAGATGAAGCTCCTGAGGAATCTTTAAGCCCTGTGAAACCGATGTCATATGCAATGCTTCCATCAGCTTTAAACAATCCAAAGTTCCTCTCAGAAGTTGGTCCAGGCTTCAAGTTTTCGTTGAACAGGGCGAAAATATAAGCTCTTGCCACGAACTTTGGTCTGTACGGGGTTCCCTTCTTTTTTGCTAGCTTTTTACGCAGATTACGATTGTAAGTCCTCGCGTTTTCTATGGAGGCACCTGCTTCATCTGCATCCCCTTTCGAAGCCCAACCTGTTTCGGAAACGATGACTTCCATCTTGGGAAACCCAGCCTTTTCTAGTGCTGCATAAGCTGCATCAACCTGAGCCTCGAACATGTTGTCATAATGCAGATTGGTCTTTGAATCGAGAATTCCCTGATTCGATTTGAAAAGAGCATAGTTGATGTCAATATGCTCGGGATCGCTCTTGTAGGCTAGAAAAGGGTAGGCATTGATGTAGAAAGGAGAACCAGTCTTTGAGAAGAACTCCAGCAATGGTTTCATGTACACAAGAACATCGTCCTTGAAAACGCATGCGGATGGCGGGAAGGAATTGGTGAAGACAGCCTCTGAGTGTGGGCTTGAAACCTCGACAACCTTCGTCAAACCCAGCCTCCCAAGCGCACCGTAAATGTTTTTAACCGAGGGCAGCAAAACCTCCCATAATTCATGGTCATCGCCCCCCAAGATCTCATTTCCCACTGCGATTCCAACTATCTTTGTTCCGGGGAGGAATGGCTGCACATTCTCCTTTATCCAATCCATGGCACGATCCTCCGCCACGCTCATTTCTTTCAGATACTCGTTGCCAAGTCCGATTATGATTTCAATACCAGAGCCCTTGAAGGCCTTGAGGACCTCATGATCAGCGTCGTAGATTCTGGTGTTCTTTATCTTGGCTGCTTTCAGCAGCGTCACCACGCTGCCCGGTGAAGGTAAATTGTCCGCTATCTTACCGTAGTTTACTCCGTATGTTCCCTTGAAAGCGTACACCGTCAAAACTGCACCATACAGCAAATTAATAAAGACCAGATATACAAGACACCAATTTGAGAGTCTTTCATCTCTGTTACCATTTttcatcttttgaaaaaaaaaaactgtgtaaTTAGGTACAGGATACTGACATTATCACATGAATCAGAATCCAAGTCGATATCCATATATGATAAAGAGCCATCAGCcagatattaaataatatatttatttataaatggtCATAAATCTAAAATTGGATCGTCTACTACCATGCACAGAACTGCAGCTGGTGTCatattgagaataaaaaaatagggaaaaatCATTGGTTGTTCTTGGGTGGTggcaaaatagaaaagaaaagaagcaaattCGAGCTGCTCTCCACCATTTTACGAGTGTACTGTGCATGTAATGTATA
This region of Populus alba chromosome 3, ASM523922v2, whole genome shotgun sequence genomic DNA includes:
- the LOC118055656 gene encoding glucan endo-1,3-beta-glucosidase 14, whose protein sequence is MGSSSFFLWLLLAFSAISSNVLTVYAFKGTYGVNYGKIADNLPSPGSVVTLLKAAKIKNTRIYDADHEVLKAFKGSGIEIIIGLGNEYLKEMSVAEDRAMDWIKENVQPFLPGTKIVGIAVGNEILGGDDHELWEVLLPSVKNIYGALGRLGLTKVVEVSSPHSEAVFTNSFPPSACVFKDDVLVYMKPLLEFFSKTGSPFYINAYPFLAYKSDPEHIDINYALFKSNQGILDSKTNLHYDNMFEAQVDAAYAALEKAGFPKMEVIVSETGWASKGDADEAGASIENARTYNRNLRKKLAKKKGTPYRPKFVARAYIFALFNENLKPGPTSERNFGLFKADGSIAYDIGFTGLKDSSGASSLIPFKVFGGSSCTLLLTACITLLLLISAS
- the LOC118055653 gene encoding protein LURP-one-related 12 — translated: MKGGLVVDAGFVYEEEKHLTVFKTCLFFANDGFTVYDCKGELVFRVDSYGPDSRDKGELVLMDAHGRCLLTVRRKRPSLHQRWEGYIGEGTDGSNPIFSVRRTSMIGRCTVTVEVCGNPGEEYQIEGSFATRSCTILNTVKEAVAEIRRKVDASTDVVLGKDVLSLCLKPGFDGAFAMGLVLILDQINGYDSVENEVKENSATED